In Candidatus Methanoperedens sp., the DNA window ATGTTGCCTGGTTTCGGGGTGGCTGAGACCTCAAGGATCATGGCGAGCTGGGCGCATCTGGCGATGTGTGAGGGATTCATTAGAGGTAATGTTAATTTATTACAACATATATTTATTCAGCATCAATATAATCAGTTAAACGGCTTTCCTTTCTCCTAATTTCCTCTGGCAACAGTTCATCAGATTTAGTAATCCTTTTTACAATATCGCCTACTATCTCTCTTTCCTCTATTTGTAAGTTATAATATTTTTGTATGTCTTTAGTTTTAATGATTTCCAATGCCTTGATTATAAAATTGATACGTTCCTCATACTTATTCCCGTACAATTTTATTATCTCATCAACTGCTGCCTTAACAACCTGGAAATCTCCGGAATCGGCAGCGCTTTTCAGGAAATTCATTAGTAATATGGCAACTTTATCTTCTTGCAGCTTTGCACTTGCGTCATGTACTGCTTTCATGAATTTAGCTGCATTTCCACGGTTTTCTTTTTTTAACTCATCGAGGACAAGGTTGAGATAAATCTTTATGATGTTCTCAATTGATCCATCCAGTGGATTGATCTCGGTTGCCTTATTGAATGCTTCCAGAGCTTCTTCATTTCTATTAAGAATAACTAAAGCAGCACCTTTCATTAAAAACGCAAGTACATCCTTTGAATTTATCTCAATTGCCTTATTCAATGCCTCCAAAGCTTCTTCATTTCTATCAAGAATAAATAAAGCAGTACCTTTCCTTGAAAACGCATATCCATACTTCGGATTTATCTCGATTGCCTTATTGAATTCCTCCAGAGCTTCTTCATATCTACCGATTTTTTCCAACACATCGCCTTTTCTTGATAATGCAAATTCATAATTTGGATTAATTTCCAGAGCTTTATTGAAGGCTTCAAGAGCTTCTTCATACCTGCCAAGATTTTCTAACACATACCCTTTACTTAATAAAATAAATTCATTATTTGGATAGATTTCTAAAACTATATTGAAAAACTCTAAAGCTTCTTTATACTTTTTAAGATTTACTAATGCACTGCCTTTCATCGATAAAGCAAATTCATCATTAGGATTAATTTCTAAGGCATTATCAAAGGCAGTCAACGCGTTATTGAAGATTTCAATTGCCTCTTTATATCTCTTCTCCGATAGCAATAAGCGCCCTTCATACAGCAATATACTCCCTTCTAATTCTCTATCTCCGGTCTGTTTTGCAATATTCTTCATATTCTTGATTTCATGGGAGGCTTCTTCCAATTCCCCAAGTTCTATGAGCTTGGGTGTAAGTTTGAGTAGAGCATTCGTCTTGAATTCTCTTGGTAAGATTTCAGCGTAATAACAGAGATCCTTAAGCACTGTTTTTTTGCCTGCTTCAAGCATTTCAAATTTTGTTTTAAAAAGTTCTTTTCGCTCTTCTGGTGTATACCAGAGTTGTAAAAACTCCAAAAGGATAGATACCCTCTTTTTTCCTAAAGGCTGCCTCATCTCCCGCCACAACCTGAAAAGCCTCTCCCTCACTTCATATTTAGTATATCTTCCCATAGGTCTTGAAATGACATATCCATCCGTTTCAAGTCTGCGCAACTGGGTTGTGACTGTAGGAAGGTCTAATCTAGTTTCTTTTGAAAGCTGCTTGGGTGTAATTGGCGTCCCAGAGGAAATAACCGCATCAAATATCCTTCTTCTCTGCCCTGTTAAAAGCTGGAATATCTCCTGGTAGTATGGTGTATGTTCGTCGATTATCTTGAAAAAAGCGTTCTCTATATTTTCAAGTTCTCCTCTCGTAATCATTTCATAAAATAATATTACAAGCCTTGGACTCCCCCCTGTAAGGTGCGACATGCCGTGAATTTTCGGTTCGTATTTTTTGAAATCATCGAGAAATTTCTTGTTATTTTCAGCTTCAGCAATTTTCTGTATTAGATTTTTTATTTCCTCAAGTGAAAACTCGCTGAGAAATTGAATTTGGAAAAAATTATAGAATGGTTCATCATGTTCAGATATACCCGGGAATATCATAGGTGCGGAGGCTACAACTGAAAAAAAATCATTTTTTTGAAAGATTGCTCTTAATTTCTGAAGTTCGTGAGTATCTAACTGTTTAAACAATTCATGCAGGTTTTCAATAAAAATGATGTATCTTTTGCCATCCTTTTTTGATATGAATTTAAGTTTTTCAATAGCAGCATGAAGTATCTCATCTTCATTCGCAAGTGATAGGATTTCTTTAGTATCCTCTTTTTTTTCCTCCAGGATTCGCAGGAATAAATCAGATGCTCGATAAACAGAATATTCTTCTTCCCTTAGTTTTATTGGGATCAGGAAAGATCCAAACTTATTGTTTATTTCATGAAATAATAATACCAAAAAATGAGATTTTCCTATTCCTCTTGGTCCAATTATTAACAAGAATCTTGGGGTTTTTTTCCGTGCGGCATTTTCAATTTCTTTGACCATACTTTTAAGAAGTTTTTCCCTTCCCACAAAGAGCTTCCTGAGAATCTCCTGGGGCATGTTTTCAGGTGAATACCTGTAAAGAATTAAATCATTAGTTGTCGCCATAATACACCCTCCACCAATCCCCCAGCATTTTGGAGTAGAATTTGAGCCCCTTTCTGGGATTATACTCAATATAGAAATCATTACCGAGGTCAGCTATCAAATCCATGAATTTTTCATAATCATCGATTCCAGTTTCCTGCTTATAAATTCCAAATGCAAGATTTATTGGATAATAATTTTCGCTACATATCCTTCTTAATAAGGCTCTTGCGGCCTTTTCTTCCATGCCTCCTGTTCCTTTATAGAAAACGCAAAGTCTTTGGGAATAATGCTCAAAATAATGTTTCCCTTCATTTCCGAGTAAATGGCGATTATACACTTTTTCGATAAGTTCTTCGTTGATTTCTAAACTTCTTAGATCTTTTTCTTCTTTTAAAGCACTGAGCATTATCGCTACGAAGTACGGTATGTAAATTTCTCCGGTACATGCCAGTATTTTCTCTCCAAATGATTCTTCGTAATGCCACTCTTCTTCGCTGAACACCTTTTCAATAACACTTAATGCTACATTTTTCTGGAAACCACCGATTCTAACCCTTTTTAGATCATTTATAGTACTAACTCCTCCAAGATCCCTCACCACACGGTCTATGCTTACCGAACCACCAAAAACAAATCTCAGATTTTTAGTAACCTGTCTTAGTTTTCTGAACCAATGCAGAAATTTTTCTGCTTCTTTTTGCTCTATATTTTTAATAGCTATAGGAAACTCATCAATAATGAAATAGATATTTGTTTCAATTCCACTTATTAGTTCAAATATCTGATTGGATTTTACCATCCAATCGTCTTTTAAGTCATTTTCAATGTTAGTCCTGAGTTTAGCTTTAAAAAATGGAGTTTCAAGTTCATCTATGTTCTCTCTGAACCATTGAAAGCCTTTTTTAATGATGATATTAGCCATGTTTTTTGATTGATTTTTTCATTCTCAACCAGTGCCATCACGATTTCAGATAAGAAACGTTGTGGAGAGTACACATCCTCCACTTCGAGAAAAACACAAATCTTATCCTTATCCAAGAGTTCTTTTTCTACCCTTTTCATAATTGAAGTTTTTCCAAATCTGCAAGGTGCAATTAAAAGAAAGCTATCTTTTTTCAATGCTGAAAGGATGTATTCAACCTCTTTTTTGCGATCAATAAAATCTTCACCGATTGCCGGAGAACCTACTGGTAATATAGTATCACGTTCCAATACATAACAATATTGTTATATAACAATATTGTTATATAAACGTCTTGTTAATTCAGGAGTTAGATGAAATCTACAAATAATTAGATAATACTTTTGATATTTGCTTCATTTAATTACCTTTATATTTTGAACTCTCGAACCGTAATTGGTTACAATATTAAGTAATATAGGTGTTTTTTTCATTAACATAACCTTTAAAAAACTATTAAAAACCAAAATATAATTTATAATACCTTTAAAATCAAAAATAAACTTAAATAATTGTAGGATCATTTATATTATTACTAAACGTATTAGTTTAATGAGGAAGCCTTGTCCATCCTATCCTATCCACGAAAGCAAACTAGTTTTCTTGGCTTCCTCAACCACCAAAATGTCAGGTTAAGGAGAAAAATAATATGAAAAGGAAAATTATGGCTCCAAATAAGAATGAAAAAATTGGAGAAAAGAATGAAAGATTGACTGGTAGAAAGGAAAAGAATGAGGAAAAAGAAGCAGGTTTTTTACCTATTTTTTTCTGGACCGACTAAGGTCAGTATGGATTTAATTCATTTTTATTCTTCTTTTGGCTGCTCAGGTGTATACGATTCTGGAAAGTGATGTAAAAGGGTACGGAATGTCCGATATAACACTGGAAAAGGTCTCTGAGTAAACGAGGGTAGAATGTGATTCTTCCACCGTTTCTAAGATTTGTTATATGTTATCACAGAAAATATATATTGTATGTTAATACAAAATGGAGGAATTTGAATGTCCGGAGAACTTAAAAAATTGCTTTGCCTTTAGTAATCCTTGGAAACTCCCAGGCGCGGCGCATCCTTGAATACTGGATAGCTGTTGAAAGTCTCACTTATGGATGAGACCAGCGCTTGCTGATTTTTTCTTTAAATAATGTCTTGTTCCAACTGCTATAGCAAGGAATCCGGTTATCAGCAGCGCCGAACTATTTTCTTTTAATTTATCGGTCAGGGGAGGTGCAGGTTCAATTATTACACTTGTAATAATATCCTCTGAGACTTCGGTTTTGCCTCTAGTATCGGTATATTTTATTTTATTATTTATCTCATAAGGCTTCAGTATCGCGTTTTCATCTACTTTGACTTTAAATACCGCAGTTGCTTTTTGCCCTGGTGCCAATGTGCCGAGAAATGCATGATCGTCCAGACTGCTCAATGGCTCAATGACATTAATTCTGGCAGCTGCATTTTTTGCTATCTCCTCACCTATATTTTTGTACGTGATCTCTACTAAACCTTCATTGTTAACCCGTAAATCACGTGAAGTCACATTAATAACTTCAAATTCTGCCTGTTTCTTAATCTCAATCTCTATAGTCTGGTTTTGGCTGCGCTTATCATACCAGAAATTGGCAATATCGTCTCCTCTGGTTACATTCCCGCTAACCTGTACATCCTGCTGGAAATCGTAAGAGAGATTTAATTTGAGTTTATAGATTCCAGGAGATGCATCTTTGTCAACTTCAATAGCAAACTGCACAGGATTGGAAATCTCCCCACCGCGAATTGAACCTATGTACTGGGTACCAGATTTGACCTGTAAAGGCGCACTGGAATCAGAACTCAGTATTGCTATAACGTTCAGGGTATCAATCCTTTGAAGCTCATAATTTTTCTCTTTCTTAGCAAGCTCTTTTCTATTCGAATAGTCAGGGTCACCTGGGTCCAGCTCTCTTTCTGTTCTAAATCCGAAAATTTTTCCGCTGTTAAGAACATTCATGGATAACGTTACTGACTCACCCTTTTCAAACTCATTACTGCCTATAAGTGCGGCTGTGAGATTGGGTTCCCCAAAAACTGTATAATAGTTATTGGAAATATCAAAACTCTGCGGTAGATATGCCGTGCTGGCATAGACCGGCACAACATTAAACATAGCAACTACAAAAATAGCCATAATCTTTTTAATTTCTCTCATAATATCTCCGTTTTATTCTCATTCTAGCGTCCTCCTGAAACTGGAAATTCCAATTGTGACAAAGATGATAGTGAATATAAACAGGGCTACCAGGTCAAACAATATAAAGCTGAAACCCTGGTCCCTCAGGATTATGCTTCTTAAAGCATGTACTGAATACGCTTCTGGATTTATCCATGTGATATATTGCAGCCAGGCTGGCATGCCCTGGATAGGATAGAACGCCCCGCTTGTCATGAAAAGTAAAAGGTTTAAGAAGCTAACAATCGAGCTAAACGCCCATTGACTGGCAAGGCGGGATGCAAAAGCTACTACAAAACTGATTATACCCATGCTTGTAAGAAACAGGACCAGTAGAATTAATAAAAATCCTTCTATGCTTCTTATATCTATTCCGGCTGCCGGAATAGTCACTATCAGAATCAGCATGGCTGCTACGAGCGCTTTAACAGTTCCGCTTGCTATTGTTCCTATAATAATACTTGAACGTTTAACAGGCGTAACGAGATATCCTTCAATTATACCCATCTCCCTATCCCTGATTAGAGACATTCCACCGCCCATCATTGAGGACAT includes these proteins:
- a CDS encoding ATP-binding protein, coding for MERDTILPVGSPAIGEDFIDRKKEVEYILSALKKDSFLLIAPCRFGKTSIMKRVEKELLDKDKICVFLEVEDVYSPQRFLSEIVMALVENEKINQKTWLISSLKKAFNGSERT
- a CDS encoding ABC transporter — its product is MSGTSAIFERDFKKFIKTPFMIVMTLMFPVFYLVIFGNAMGGSINHIPIGVAQEDSFDNSTPLFESAIEKMRQSTVFDVTVYSNEQNAKRALQDGKIKAVAVFPDKYSRGNEIQLYVDSSEYLIPAVVDSGLNNILRNLEFQSQTRTTKIYGDVDYIQFFGVGVMVMAIFMSSMMGGGMSLIRDREMGIIEGYLVTPVKRSSIIIGTIASGTVKALVAAMLILIVTIPAAGIDIRSIEGFLLILLVLFLTSMGIISFVVAFASRLASQWAFSSIVSFLNLLLFMTSGAFYPIQGMPAWLQYITWINPEAYSVHALRSIILRDQGFSFILFDLVALFIFTIIFVTIGISSFRRTLE
- a CDS encoding tetratricopeptide repeat protein — protein: MISILSIIPERGSNSTPKCWGIGGGCIMATTNDLILYRYSPENMPQEILRKLFVGREKLLKSMVKEIENAARKKTPRFLLIIGPRGIGKSHFLVLLFHEINNKFGSFLIPIKLREEEYSVYRASDLFLRILEEKKEDTKEILSLANEDEILHAAIEKLKFISKKDGKRYIIFIENLHELFKQLDTHELQKLRAIFQKNDFFSVVASAPMIFPGISEHDEPFYNFFQIQFLSEFSLEEIKNLIQKIAEAENNKKFLDDFKKYEPKIHGMSHLTGGSPRLVILFYEMITRGELENIENAFFKIIDEHTPYYQEIFQLLTGQRRRIFDAVISSGTPITPKQLSKETRLDLPTVTTQLRRLETDGYVISRPMGRYTKYEVRERLFRLWREMRQPLGKKRVSILLEFLQLWYTPEERKELFKTKFEMLEAGKKTVLKDLCYYAEILPREFKTNALLKLTPKLIELGELEEASHEIKNMKNIAKQTGDRELEGSILLYEGRLLLSEKRYKEAIEIFNNALTAFDNALEINPNDEFALSMKGSALVNLKKYKEALEFFNIVLEIYPNNEFILLSKGYVLENLGRYEEALEAFNKALEINPNYEFALSRKGDVLEKIGRYEEALEEFNKAIEINPKYGYAFSRKGTALFILDRNEEALEALNKAIEINSKDVLAFLMKGAALVILNRNEEALEAFNKATEINPLDGSIENIIKIYLNLVLDELKKENRGNAAKFMKAVHDASAKLQEDKVAILLMNFLKSAADSGDFQVVKAAVDEIIKLYGNKYEERINFIIKALEIIKTKDIQKYYNLQIEEREIVGDIVKRITKSDELLPEEIRRKESRLTDYIDAE